One Clostridium novyi NT genomic window carries:
- a CDS encoding 2-hydroxyacyl-CoA dehydratase, with translation MKKRLYFGLDVGSTTVKLVVLDINSNLIYGKYKRHFSDIKNTIVNLMEEAYLEFKDCNISIMITGSGGLAVSKWLNVAFIQEVIASTKTVEEFIPEADVAIELGGEDAKITYFKDGIEQRMNGTCAGGTGAFIDQMAVLLKTDAKGLNELAKNYKVIYPIASRCGVFAKTDIQPLLNEGAAKEDLAVSILQAVVNQTISGLACGKPIKGNVAFLGGPLYFLSELRKRFIETLKLEDSQVIFPENSQLFVAMGAALGAREEEAITFKSLYEKLPKLKENVDGEVNRLAPLFCTKEDFENFKNRHKKYKVKRKELKDYEGKCFLGIDAGSTTTKVTLIGEDGSLLYSYYGSNEGKPLKIASKILKDIYKKLPSNCTIANCGVTGYGEGLLKNALKMDIGEIETIAHYKAADFFLPGVDFILDIGGQDMKCMMIKNGVIDRIMLNEACSSGCGSFIETFAKSLDMGVKEFAEAAIGAKEPVDLGSRCTVFMNSKVKQAQKEGATVADISAGLSYSVIKNALYKVIKLRNPEEMGEKIIVQGGTFYNDAILRSFENVSGREVVRPDIAGLMGAFGVALIARERYRKGHETTLISLEELDKLQVESSLKRCGGCGNNCLLTINKFSGNRVFVSGNRCEKGLGNGKAKAHIPNLYDYKYKRLFNYVPLESSEAKRGTVGIPRVLNMYENYPFWFTFFNELGFTVEISGRSSKELYQLGMETIPSESVCYPGKLVHGHIMDLINKNVDMIFYPCIPFDKKEQEDADNNYSCPIVTSYPEVIKNNMDIIREKNIKFMNPFIAMNDKNKLGKRLYDVLKEFEISKQEILNATEKAWNERESFKNDIQNKGEEALAYMNLTGKKGIVLAGRPYHVDPEIQHGIASLITEYDMVVFTEDSLAHLGKVKRPLRVLDQWVYHSRLYAAASYVATRDDLELVQLNSFGCGLDAVTSDQVEEILRGNNKIYTLIKIDEVSNLGAIRIRMRSLKAAMNEREKMGIKHEDNYKPVKKIPFTKEMKEKHTILAPQMSPIHFELVQEAFSSSGYNLEILPSVDKGAVETGLKYVNNDACYPSIIVIGQLIEALQSGKYDPNNTSLIISQTGGGCRASNYIGFLRKALEEAGFSNVPVISLNYVGLEDNPGFEVSRSMVKKGIMALVLGDLFMKVLYRVRPYEKIKGSANLLYEKWNEKCKEALRCGNFKLVKQYIYEIVRDFDNLELLDVKKPRVGVVGEILVKYHPTANNDIVGMLESEGAEAVVPDLTDFFLYCAYDETFKHKYLNGNFKSKLLSDIGIFYIEHCRKDIKKALEKSERFAPPVSIQELAKGAEPILSIGNQTGEGWFLTAEMVELINSGVKNIACLQPFACLPNHVTGKGVIKELKRRYKDTNIVAIDYDPGASEVNQINRIKLMMAVAHKNLENNNYDLAHDIIFKTAQEIASDK, from the coding sequence ATGAAAAAAAGATTGTATTTTGGATTAGATGTAGGATCGACGACTGTTAAATTGGTAGTTTTGGATATAAACAGTAATCTAATTTATGGAAAGTATAAGAGACATTTTTCCGATATAAAAAACACTATTGTTAATCTTATGGAAGAAGCATACTTAGAATTTAAGGATTGTAATATAAGTATTATGATAACGGGTTCGGGAGGTCTTGCAGTATCCAAGTGGTTAAATGTGGCATTTATTCAAGAGGTTATTGCATCAACAAAAACAGTGGAAGAGTTTATTCCAGAAGCTGATGTTGCAATAGAGCTTGGCGGAGAAGATGCGAAAATAACATATTTTAAAGATGGTATAGAACAAAGAATGAATGGTACATGTGCTGGAGGAACTGGGGCATTTATTGACCAGATGGCTGTACTTTTAAAAACAGATGCTAAAGGATTAAATGAACTTGCAAAGAACTATAAAGTTATTTATCCAATTGCATCTCGTTGTGGAGTTTTTGCAAAAACTGATATTCAACCGCTTCTAAATGAAGGGGCAGCAAAGGAAGATTTAGCGGTTTCAATTTTACAAGCTGTTGTAAATCAAACTATAAGTGGACTTGCTTGTGGAAAACCTATAAAAGGAAATGTAGCTTTTCTTGGAGGACCATTATACTTTTTATCAGAGCTTAGAAAAAGATTTATAGAAACTTTAAAACTTGAAGATAGTCAGGTTATTTTCCCGGAGAATTCTCAACTATTTGTTGCAATGGGAGCTGCACTAGGCGCTAGAGAAGAGGAAGCCATAACATTTAAATCTCTTTATGAAAAATTGCCTAAATTAAAAGAGAATGTTGATGGTGAAGTTAACAGACTAGCTCCTTTATTTTGTACAAAAGAAGATTTTGAGAACTTTAAAAATAGACATAAAAAGTATAAAGTTAAAAGAAAAGAGTTAAAAGACTATGAAGGAAAATGCTTTTTAGGAATAGATGCAGGTTCTACTACTACAAAAGTAACTTTAATTGGAGAAGATGGGTCTTTACTTTACTCTTATTATGGTAGTAATGAAGGTAAACCTCTTAAAATTGCTTCTAAAATTTTAAAAGATATATACAAGAAATTGCCAAGCAATTGTACAATAGCCAATTGTGGGGTAACGGGATATGGTGAAGGGCTACTTAAAAATGCTTTAAAGATGGATATAGGAGAAATTGAAACTATAGCCCACTATAAAGCTGCCGATTTCTTTTTACCTGGAGTAGACTTCATATTGGATATTGGTGGACAAGATATGAAGTGTATGATGATCAAAAATGGTGTTATTGATAGAATAATGCTAAATGAAGCTTGTTCATCTGGGTGTGGATCATTCATTGAAACTTTTGCAAAGTCTTTAGATATGGGTGTTAAAGAATTTGCAGAGGCTGCAATTGGAGCAAAAGAACCTGTAGATTTAGGTTCAAGATGTACTGTGTTTATGAATTCCAAAGTTAAACAAGCTCAAAAAGAAGGAGCAACAGTAGCTGATATATCAGCAGGACTTTCTTATTCAGTAATAAAAAATGCACTATATAAGGTTATAAAGCTTAGAAACCCAGAAGAAATGGGAGAAAAAATTATTGTTCAAGGTGGAACTTTCTACAATGATGCCATTTTAAGAAGTTTTGAAAATGTATCTGGAAGAGAAGTTGTAAGACCTGATATAGCTGGGCTTATGGGTGCTTTTGGAGTAGCTTTAATAGCTAGAGAAAGATATAGAAAGGGACATGAAACCACATTAATTTCTTTAGAAGAACTAGATAAACTTCAAGTAGAGTCATCACTAAAACGGTGTGGAGGATGCGGAAATAATTGTCTTTTAACTATTAATAAATTTTCAGGTAACAGAGTTTTTGTATCTGGAAATAGATGTGAAAAAGGTTTAGGTAATGGAAAAGCTAAGGCTCATATACCTAATCTTTATGATTATAAATATAAAAGACTATTTAATTACGTTCCGCTAGAATCCAGTGAAGCTAAAAGGGGAACTGTAGGTATTCCGAGAGTTCTTAATATGTATGAAAACTATCCATTTTGGTTTACATTTTTTAATGAACTTGGATTTACAGTTGAAATTTCAGGAAGATCATCAAAAGAATTATATCAACTTGGAATGGAAACTATACCATCAGAGTCAGTTTGTTACCCGGGAAAACTTGTTCATGGTCATATAATGGACTTAATAAATAAAAATGTTGATATGATATTTTATCCTTGTATTCCATTTGATAAAAAGGAACAAGAAGATGCGGACAATAATTATAGCTGTCCAATAGTTACTTCTTATCCTGAAGTTATCAAAAACAACATGGATATTATAAGAGAAAAAAATATTAAGTTTATGAATCCATTTATTGCAATGAATGATAAAAACAAACTAGGTAAAAGACTTTATGATGTTTTAAAGGAATTTGAAATTTCAAAACAAGAAATTTTAAATGCTACGGAAAAGGCATGGAATGAAAGAGAAAGCTTTAAAAATGATATACAAAATAAAGGAGAAGAAGCACTTGCATACATGAACTTAACTGGTAAAAAAGGAATAGTTCTTGCAGGAAGACCATATCATGTAGATCCTGAAATACAACATGGTATTGCAAGTTTAATTACTGAATATGATATGGTAGTGTTTACTGAAGATTCTTTAGCTCATCTTGGAAAAGTAAAAAGACCTCTAAGGGTACTTGACCAATGGGTATATCATTCTAGGTTATACGCTGCTGCAAGTTATGTAGCTACTAGAGATGACTTAGAACTTGTTCAATTAAATTCCTTTGGCTGTGGTCTTGATGCTGTAACATCAGATCAAGTTGAAGAAATATTAAGAGGAAATAATAAAATTTATACTTTAATAAAAATTGATGAAGTTAGTAATTTAGGTGCTATAAGAATAAGAATGCGTTCTCTTAAAGCTGCTATGAATGAACGTGAAAAAATGGGAATAAAACATGAGGACAACTATAAGCCTGTTAAAAAAATACCATTTACAAAGGAAATGAAAGAAAAGCATACTATATTAGCGCCACAAATGTCACCAATACACTTTGAACTTGTACAAGAAGCATTTTCATCTTCAGGATATAATTTAGAGATACTTCCGTCAGTTGATAAAGGGGCAGTTGAAACTGGACTTAAGTATGTAAATAATGATGCTTGTTATCCTTCGATTATTGTAATAGGACAACTTATAGAAGCACTTCAATCGGGAAAATATGATCCTAATAATACTTCCCTTATAATTTCACAAACAGGGGGAGGATGTAGAGCAAGTAACTACATAGGATTTTTAAGAAAAGCACTAGAAGAAGCAGGATTTTCTAATGTACCAGTTATATCTTTAAATTATGTAGGACTTGAGGATAATCCAGGATTTGAAGTATCACGTTCTATGGTGAAAAAAGGTATAATGGCTCTTGTATTAGGTGATTTATTTATGAAGGTTTTATATAGAGTTAGACCTTATGAAAAAATTAAAGGATCAGCTAACTTACTATATGAAAAATGGAATGAAAAGTGTAAAGAAGCTTTAAGATGTGGAAACTTTAAATTAGTAAAACAATATATATATGAAATAGTTAGAGACTTTGATAATTTAGAATTATTAGATGTAAAAAAACCAAGAGTTGGTGTAGTTGGAGAGATATTAGTTAAATATCACCCTACAGCTAATAATGATATTGTAGGTATGCTTGAAAGCGAAGGAGCAGAAGCGGTAGTTCCAGATCTTACTGATTTCTTCCTTTACTGTGCATATGATGAAACATTTAAACACAAGTATTTAAATGGCAATTTTAAATCTAAATTATTAAGTGATATAGGAATATTTTATATAGAACATTGCAGAAAAGATATTAAAAAGGCATTAGAAAAAAGTGAAAGATTTGCACCACCTGTATCAATACAGGAACTTGCAAAGGGTGCAGAACCTATACTATCTATTGGAAATCAGACAGGAGAAGGATGGTTCTTAACTGCTGAAATGGTGGAACTTATAAACTCTGGAGTTAAAAATATAGCTTGTCTTCAACCATTTGCATGTCTCCCTAACCATGTAACTGGAAAAGGAGTTATTAAGGAATTAAAGAGAAGATATAAGGACACGAATATTGTTGCAATAGATTATGACCCTGGTGCAAGTGAAGTAAATCAAATTAACAGAATTAAGTTAATGATGGCAGTAGCACACAAAAATTTAGAAAATAATAATTATGATTTAGCACATGATATTATTTTTAAAACTGCACAAGAAATAGCAAGTGATAAATAG
- a CDS encoding ABC transporter substrate-binding protein, whose amino-acid sequence MQQVLSGSSDIGFCGPEQIIYIYNQKREDLPILFAQLTATDGAFLVGREKTKDFDWKSLKGKTIIGGRPGGVPEMSLEYVIKKHGLTPNKDVNLITNLDFTATSSAFKAGTGDYVSLFEPNASVLENSNGGYIVDSIGANIGSLPYTCYFATQSYMNKNPKVIQKFTNAIYKGQVWVSNHGDEDIAKAIASFFPGSDINILTNVVKNYKKINAFSQNPLIKSEDLNRLMDVIQGYKSDLIKERPKFETIVNTKYAENAMK is encoded by the coding sequence ATGCAACAAGTTTTATCTGGAAGTTCTGATATCGGATTTTGTGGACCTGAGCAAATAATCTATATTTACAATCAAAAACGTGAAGATTTACCTATTTTATTTGCTCAATTAACTGCAACAGACGGTGCTTTCTTAGTTGGAAGAGAAAAGACAAAAGACTTTGATTGGAAAAGTTTAAAGGGAAAAACTATTATAGGTGGAAGACCTGGTGGAGTGCCTGAAATGAGCCTTGAATATGTTATTAAAAAACATGGTCTTACTCCTAATAAAGATGTTAACTTAATAACTAATTTAGACTTTACTGCAACATCTAGTGCTTTTAAGGCTGGTACTGGAGATTATGTATCATTGTTTGAACCTAATGCAAGTGTTCTTGAAAATTCAAATGGCGGATATATAGTAGATTCTATAGGTGCAAATATTGGTTCTCTTCCTTACACTTGTTACTTTGCAACTCAATCTTATATGAATAAAAACCCTAAAGTAATTCAAAAATTCACAAATGCTATATATAAAGGTCAAGTATGGGTTTCTAATCATGGTGATGAAGATATTGCAAAAGCTATAGCCTCATTCTTCCCTGGAAGTGACATAAATATATTAACAAACGTTGTTAAAAACTATAAAAAGATAAATGCATTTTCTCAAAATCCATTAATAAAATCTGAAGATTTAAATAGACTTATGGATGTAATTCAAGGATATAAATCTGATTTAATAAAAGAACGTCCTAAATTTGAAACAATAGTAAATACTAAATATGCTGAAAATGCTATGAAATAA
- a CDS encoding recombinase family protein: MIAAIYARKSMETDKGESIENQIHLCKEFGTRAGATEFLYYKDEGFSGGNTNRPKFKEMIQDAKSNKFSMLICYRLDRISRNVADFSSTLETLQKHNIDFVSIKEHFDTSTPIGRAMVYIASVFAQLERETIAERIRDNMLELAKTGRWLGGITPLGFKSEAINYIDFNGKNKKMYKLIEIPEEIELIKLIFNLYLEKKGFPSVANYLCSHKYKGKNGGEFSQGTIKQIIENPVYTYADKKIYKYFKNKGAILCGNFDGKHGVITYNKREQGKKANPISEWIVSIGKHKGIISSDVWIKCQNINSLNTKKSSPRSATGNKFLLSGLLVCNECGSTMGSWSRNNPKSGKYEKYYRCNLKNRASNRCSSKMLNAYKAEDLVLSSIKGVTLNDLIEAYDDIINNKNALSSIKEKQNTLSKEIENNNKIIHGLIRKLALLDDDPTIISEFKKEINNLNKQNTSLKKEINSLEKSIKNTNSNANSINEINSKIKNFKTLCDSTTDTEKLRSYLLEIINYIVWDSKTSTLKINLFNASSDVPVGGIRRQKDNLSFGNSSR; this comes from the coding sequence ATGATTGCAGCAATATACGCTAGAAAATCCATGGAAACAGACAAAGGAGAATCCATAGAAAATCAAATTCACCTTTGCAAAGAATTTGGTACTCGTGCCGGAGCTACAGAATTTTTATATTATAAAGACGAAGGTTTCAGCGGTGGTAATACTAATAGACCTAAATTTAAAGAAATGATACAAGATGCAAAATCAAATAAATTCTCTATGTTAATTTGTTATAGACTTGATAGAATATCTCGTAATGTAGCTGACTTTTCCTCTACTCTTGAAACCCTTCAAAAACATAATATAGATTTTGTATCAATTAAAGAACACTTTGATACCTCTACACCAATTGGTCGTGCAATGGTTTATATTGCATCTGTTTTTGCACAACTTGAACGTGAAACCATTGCTGAAAGAATTAGGGATAATATGCTTGAACTTGCAAAGACAGGTCGTTGGCTTGGTGGTATTACTCCCCTTGGCTTTAAGTCCGAAGCTATTAATTATATAGACTTTAATGGTAAAAATAAAAAAATGTATAAATTAATTGAAATCCCCGAAGAAATTGAACTTATAAAACTAATTTTTAATCTATATTTAGAAAAGAAAGGTTTTCCCTCAGTTGCAAACTATCTTTGCTCCCATAAATATAAAGGAAAAAACGGAGGAGAGTTTTCACAGGGGACTATAAAACAAATTATAGAAAATCCTGTTTACACTTATGCTGATAAAAAAATCTATAAATATTTTAAAAATAAAGGTGCAATACTTTGTGGCAATTTCGATGGGAAACATGGTGTTATCACATATAATAAGAGAGAACAAGGTAAAAAAGCAAATCCTATTAGTGAATGGATTGTATCCATCGGAAAACATAAAGGGATAATTTCAAGTGATGTATGGATTAAATGTCAAAACATTAATTCCTTGAATACTAAAAAATCCTCTCCTAGAAGTGCTACTGGAAACAAGTTTCTTTTATCTGGTCTTTTAGTTTGCAATGAATGTGGCAGTACAATGGGATCATGGAGTCGTAATAATCCTAAAAGTGGTAAATACGAAAAATATTATAGATGTAATTTAAAAAATAGAGCTTCAAATAGATGTAGTAGTAAAATGTTAAATGCCTATAAAGCTGAGGATTTAGTTTTATCTAGTATAAAAGGTGTTACTTTAAATGACCTTATAGAAGCTTATGATGATATAATCAATAATAAAAATGCCCTTTCTTCAATAAAAGAAAAACAAAATACGCTTTCAAAAGAAATAGAAAATAATAATAAAATAATCCATGGATTAATACGAAAATTAGCCCTTCTAGATGACGATCCTACTATTATTTCAGAATTCAAAAAGGAAATTAATAATTTAAATAAACAAAACACTTCTTTAAAAAAAGAAATAAACTCTTTAGAAAAATCCATTAAAAACACAAATTCTAATGCAAATTCCATTAATGAAATTAACTCTAAAATAAAAAACTTCAAAACTCTTTGTGATTCTACAACTGACACTGAAAAACTTCGCTCATATCTTTTAGAAATTATTAATTATATTGTATGGGATAGTAAAACATCAACATTAAAAATAAATCTTTTTAATGCTTCTTCTGATGTTCCTGTAGGTGGTATTAGAAGGCAAAAAGATAACTTGTCTTTTGGTAATAGTTCCAGATAA